From the genome of Glycine soja cultivar W05 chromosome 14, ASM419377v2, whole genome shotgun sequence:
TGTTCAGGCTAGAGATGGAGGAAGGAGGATCAAGCAGAAAACAAACTTAAATCAAGAGAAATTATTTAgtagaaacaaaataaacaaataaaaacctATTGTGTAGtgaaaattcaaagaaaaaatcgTACAGAACCCCATTGTGACCAAGAAGGCAAGAACAAACACTAACACATAGTTAGCCAACCTTTTTGACAAAGTAACTAAACTTCTGTGTGAACTGTTGGATTACATGCTGCACCACATGACCATGATCCACCTGACCCTTGGCAATAAGAGTAATTTGTTGCTCAATGAAGCTACGAACACCAGGCAGGCAGAGATCTGGATCTATTGTTTGATAACCTCTTACTAATGTTATGCCTAATGTGGCTGGGACAAGCTTTCTGCCTGCTTGTACCTGCAATTTGATTTAGATGAATATCCAGACAATGATGCATCTATATAGGCCCCAATCCCGCTTTTAAGTTCtataaaaagaatgaaattcactaattataGAAAAACAATACAAGAAACAAAATCATTTGTTTACTTTGATGTTTAGTTTGATGGTGATTGTCCTTAATcacgtaaaaataaaaatctagaaGCAATATAACCATAGCTTCATTCACaccataaaaatgaaataaattatcatcACCCGAAACACAcactttttcttctattttttttttttttgccagaacccaaaacacacacataaagattaagattaattttaagtgaaaattgaaagatttaaatcacatttttatcccaaatattttaattttaaaagttaaatctTGACATATGATGTACTTGAAAAAGCAAGCTACTCACTTAGATTTCTCATATTCAACAAccacaacaaaaatcattttttatttgtaaaaattaaacactgatattaaaaatttataacattcAGATAGTCTATTCACGTAACCTGCACCAGCTTGTTATAAGAAAATCACTTTGATTCACAAGGAAACATATCGATATGGAGTAATTAAACGGttgcaaaataaatttacacCGAACCAAAGAaggtgaagaaaaataaaagataaaaggagAGTAAGGAGgtgacaaaagaaaaagaataaagagcAAAAGTACCTTATTTAAACTGATCCGAAACCAACGAAAAAAGGGGAAGATCATGCAAACTTGCACTTAAAAGCTGGTTTTGGCCTCATTCTCTTCCTTCTATTAAGTCCACGCTTCATACTATTGCTTCctgtctctttctctttctcatgACCCCTTCATGGATTCCTCGCACACCAACTAATCTTCCTGCTTCAACTTCAGTCATTGGCTGTTGGAATCGAAGGAGGTGAAAACCGTCTTAAACTTACAACGACGGTCATATAAAAACACCTAATACATTTGGATATACATTAAGCTAAAATAAGGTACTTTTTCAAAGACGGCTGATCTACGTATAAAAgctgtttaattcattttactttcatattttcttctcctaagtGTTTATTAAGTTTATCCAATCAGGGTCATAGTGAGAAGAATGTGGTGAGTATACCAATTAGCCTGAGCCTTCTTAGAAGAAACAACATGCTTGCTGAGTCCTTCCGGGacctaaaaacattttaaaagggAAAACATAAAGACCTCACAAAACCACTATGCCAAATTAGCTGAAAAAACACAATTACACAAAGTGGAAGTTCCAAATTGGAGGGTTAACATGTGTTGTGTATGCATGTACCTGGGAGGTGATGTCAAAGCGAAAGAGATCATGGGCAAGTGCTGAAACAGAAACGGTGGCAGAGGAAACACTGTGGCCAGCTGGTGTGGGCTTGCAGCAATGGCTGTAGAGGAATCTCAGGGCGTTCCCCATGATTGAATTTTAGCAAAGGTCGAAACTTTGATGAGAGAAAttgaaagagaagaagaggaagaaaaatcTAGAGGTGCGTGGCAACGAATGTGATATTGTTATGGGGATCCGGTTATACTTATAGAGGGGgaatgtgcaaaaaaaaaaaaaaaaaacagaaaagaacttttaattttacgtacttattttaatcctttttatgaataattatcacagtttcattattaaatttaaatgattacTTTTGGATTCTGTAagtataataaaaactaataatattaaaataattacgaattatattattaaaaaaaattaaaatataaattataaaaattaaaaagatcattatagagactaaaaaaattaagtttaacttaaaaactaataatatgtGACTACTGTTGAGTGGTTGGAGAATTAGATAATGGAATGCGGGGGAGTTTATTTGTACTTTAATATAAATGGTTTTGTTTTGTTGGCAGGTACAGATTATAATCttttgagatattttatttcacaaaaATGGAGATAACTGCTCAGAAAAGTAGCCAACTAGCCGTTCTATTTTACTACTAACTGTCTACTGCCAAGGCTGGCCCTGCGTCAGCAACAGAGAGAGATAGGAAGGGAAAAAGACAATGTAGTGCAGAGTCAATTTCAAATGCCTAGTGAACAGCTCCACATTAATTTATGAGAGATTTAGCTgtacattaatttttataatattttatattaaagaatagagaagagaaagaaacagagaaaaaaaaaagtgtgagaaAGGATCTATTGGACAGGgtatttcaatttgtttttaatttttttattagttggaaatttgatttaaagtaaacaatttttttataatttctttctttaagagttttttttttgaaattttacttaaattaatattttttaaaatgttaatttctaactttttatattttcttttatttttatttttaatatatttatctaattttttagttattcttttttaaataaattattatcttattattttgttatcattttatatttttcttattacttTAACCGTTAAGGTTAtcaaacatttatattttaataaactaatttttcatgttttgtttTCAGTTAATCTTACTAAATATAACCAAAATGATGGATGTAATAAAGAAATTCTTTTGCAAATAGTACAAATCTTTCATTATAAAATAGATGGCTGGTGCACTTTATTTGGTGCATAACTTTTCCTGGTGCCCGATTTAGGTAATTAAGGTAACGCAAGTTGCAAAATAGTAACATTATAGAAATCTAATGAATTGAGTCCTCCCTTGAACAAATGGACGACTCTCTTAGAAAAGCTTTTCTGGTCTGTGATCAAGAGCTTCAAGTGTATGATTAATTTATGAGAAATGTCTATTCAAGGCATGAACATCAATCAGCATAACCCAAAATTCATGAAAAGGAGCATCTACTTGATCGTTGATCGTACTCTCCAAAGAATCCAAGAATATCATAGACCTAGGAACTTTGATGATACCAACAAACATGTTTTAGATAGGCCCATTTGCTGTTACTATTCACATTCATATTAAACTCACCTTGGTCCATATCAAAATACACGTTTGATGATTATAGAAGTGAAACCAAACCACGTCCGGTCTTCAAAATCTAATTCACTTtccagaaataaataaataaaatggcaGTATGATATGCACAAGTTAAAGTTCTAACAATATTGCCATAAATTATATGAATCTCATGATTGATATGGTTGATAAAAAATCTTATCTCTTAAATATGTGATCATGAGTTCATTGTTTATGATATATACGAATCAAAACAcgtgtattataattttttatattgaattatCTATTATAGTGATtaaatttcatcttaaaattaattaacagtAAATTATccgataaatatataaataagctTCCACCTCAAAAATTGAATCACACAATATGAAACTTTCCAACAATggtgaatttatatatttagcatttttgttttgttatccCAGTAGACAAAtgtcacaaatctaatgaaatgaaagctgGAGGAATTATATTAGTTGCTTGTTTCATTCCTCTTCATCTTTGTTCACTTGTTTTTTGGCCAAACCCACAGGGACTTTGTGGTTGCCAACCTTACCGAATGAGTG
Proteins encoded in this window:
- the LOC114383043 gene encoding uncharacterized 38.1 kDa protein-like isoform X2; the encoded protein is MGNALRFLYSHCCKPTPAGHSVSSATVSVSALAHDLFRFDITSQVPEGLSKHVVSSKKAQANWYRKLVDAWKEAKPPPKTPEEAARLVIQTLKRHQKADVEGFMVFLYHTPLFKELPNPFILP